The genomic stretch GCGCCTGTGCCACAGGACAGGGTCTCCCCGGCACCACGTTCCCATACCCGCACCGTCACCTCTCTGCGTGATACAACGTGAGCTATTTCGAAGTTCAGACGGCGGGGAAACAGCCTGTGATTCTCCACCAGAGGACCCATCTCTGTCAAGGGGAATTTGTCCACATCTTCCACAAAGCATACGCCATGAGGATTTCCCATGGAAACAAAGGTCAGCAGCAACTCCCGGCCCCCGGCATCGACCCCATAATCCACCACAGGTATCGCCTCTACCTTGGCCGCCAGAGGAATGTCCTCCGGTCTGAATTGCGGCCCTCCCATATCTACCTGAAAACGACTGCCACTGCCAAGTGGTTTGATTCTCTTAACACCGGCCGTCGTCTCAATGGTCACTTCCCTATCCGCGTCAGCCAGCCCGCTACTGATCACATATCTGGCAAAACACCTCAGGCCGTTGCCACAGACCTCGGCCTCTGAGCCATCGGGATTAAACATCCGCATACGGAAATCCGCGCTGCTTGATTTCAACAGCAATATCAAACCGTCACTGCCTATTCCAAAGCGACGATGGCACATAGCCCTGGCGAGCTTGGGCCAATCTCGCTGCAACCCAGTGGCATCTATCAATATGAAATCGTTCCCCGTAGCCTGCAATTTGGTGAACTCCATACCCGCCTGCTCTTTCATCACAGATACTCCCTGACCCTTCAACAACACTTCTACCCAGAAGCTACATCAGCTTCATGTCCTTCAGACTGACATATGACCTGTCAGCTACAATGACATGGTCCAGAACCTCGATGCCCACAATGTTACCGGCTTCAACCAGCCGTCTGGTGAGTTTTATGTCATCTTCCGATGGCTGGGGGTCGCCGGAAGGGTGATTGTGCACAAAGATCACCGAGGCAGCGCTGGCTGATATCGCTTCCTTGAACACTTCCCTTGGGTGGACAATACTGGAGTCAAGGCTGCCTATGGAGACCGGGGCTACTCCTATTACCTTATTTCTGGTATTCAAGAGGAGCGTCAGGAAATGCTCCCTCTTCTTACCTTTGAGCCTGCCCCCGACCTCTTTAAGCACATTCTCAGGGTTCTTTATGGCAGTCTTGTCTTCCTCAGGATAACCCTCCAGCCTCCTGCCTAATTCGAAGGCAGCTTTAAGCTGTCCCGCCTTGGCCAGGCCTATGCCTTTGATCTCTAATAGCTCCCCTATCGAGCTATCAGCTATGCCCTGCAAACTTCCAAATCCGCTCAGCAATCGCTGCGCAGTCAGCATCACCGATTCACCCCTTACCCCCCGGCCCAGGATCAGCGCCAGCAGTTCCTGCACAGAGAGGGCTTCAGGGCCCAACTGAAGAAGCCTCTCCCTGGGACGCTCCATGGGTGGCAGATCATGAATAGTAAATGACTTCTTCATGATCCCTTGCCTATTTGTGACCTCAGATAAACCTCCATGAACTCATCCAGGTCACCCTCCAGGACTGCTGCCGCATTGCTGGTTTCAAGGCCAGTCCGATGGTCCTTTACCATCTTATAGGGGTGGAGAACATAGCTGCGTATCTGGTTCCCCCAGGCAGCCGCGACATGCTCGCCTTTGAGCCTTGATCTCTCCTCAGCCCTTTTGTTCCACTCCACATCCAGAAGTCGAGCCTGCAGCACCTTGAGGGCTACCTCCTTATTCTGGTGCTGAGAACGCTGGCTTTGGCAAGTGGCTATCAGCCCGGTCGGGATATGCGTTATCCTGACCGCCGAACTCGTCTTCTGCACGTTCTGACCACCTGGGCCGCTTGACCTGAAGGTATCTATTTTTAGATCATCAGGATTTATCTTTACCTCCATGGTTTGCTCTACTTCAGGCAATACCTCCACTAAGGCAAATGAGGTATGCCGGGCATGATCCGAATCAAAGGGAGAAAGGCGAACCAGGCGGTGCACACCATGCTCCGACCTGAGATAGCCATAGGCAAGATTCCCCCTGATCTCCAGCACAGCACTCTTTATCCCTGCTTCCTCTCCGGGTGAGGTATCAAGTACCTCAGCCCGATAGCCCCGCTTCTCCACCCACCTCAGATACATTCTCAATAGCATCTCCGCCCAGTCCTGAGATTCGGTGCCTCCAGCACCTGCATGGATGGCCACAATAGCATCACGCTTGTCATATTCACCGCTGAGAAGCAGTTGAAAATCGCGCCTCTCCAGATCGGAGGATACCCGATCTATTTCGGAGCGGACTTCCTGTTCCAGAGAAATGTCCCCTTCTTGAAGTGCGAGGTCAACCAACTCCTTGAGTTCGTTGACTTTGCCTTCCAGCCCACGCCAGCTTTGGGTTTCTTCCTTCAGCGCGCTGAGCCGACGCATGATCTGATTCGCTTGGGCCGGATTCTGCCAGAAATCAGGGACGCTGGAGTTCTTCTCTAGCTCAGAGATCTCCTTCTCTTTTCCTACTATGTCAAAGACGCACCATCATAGCAGAAATTCGGCTATGTAAGTCTTCCAGCCTCGCCTTCTCAGTTTGCATCTCTAATCCTTCCTCCTAATTTCCAATACGTACTGAAAAATCATCTCTAGAAGACGCGGCTGCCTTGCTGTGTGCTTCACCATTGGCGCCGGGCAGATGTTCTGAGGCAGCCATATGAGCCAAGCGCGCTGGCTCGGGAAGCTTGTAGCCTCGACAGCATTTCATCACCCATGATATCGCTGAGGGCAAATCCACCTTATGCCCAATGGAAATGTAGAGTGGCTTCGACCCCACTTTGGTGCGCAGCGCTGCTCCAACAACTTCACCTTTATCTACTATCTCCGCCAGGCTGCCCACCTCCGCACCTACCGCTTCATGTTTGCCGCAAAGGAGGGACTTAGCGCAACCGATAGTAGGCACATTCAGGAGAAGTCCAATATGTGAAGCCAATCCTATCCGCCTTGGATGGGCCAGCCCCTGGCCATCGACCAGAATCAGGTCTGGAGTCGAGATCAACTTTTCACACGCCGCCAGGATCAGGGGAGCTTCGCGAAACGACAGCAGTCCGGGCACGTAAGGGAACTCTACCCTCTGCTCCACCACCCTTGTCTCCACCACAGTCAACCGGGGGTAGTCCAGAACCACTACAGCCCCGGTGGCTATCCCGCCGACACGAGGCAGGGAGATATCCACCCCGGCCACCAATCTGGGCAAATCAACCTCATTCTCCCTGGACACCAGGGATGCCAAGCGCCGCTGGATTGCCTGGGCTTCGGCCGGGGTCACCTGCCACGAGTGTCTCTGCTGTACCTGCATCGCTTGATTATAGTTGCTCCACTATGGTTCTAGCAACGTGACGAGTTGGCCAAATTCCATCTCAGTGGCACTGAAAACGGATGTCTGATATCTTCAACAGATGGATCAGCCCTGAAATAGCAGCGGTTGGTGAACAACCTGTTTTGTGTCATTGAGAGGAGCGTAGCAGAATCCACAGGCTATGGTTAGAGCACAAGCATTGATGTTGACGGGGAGGAAGACTTGTGGGATAAAGAGCAACCGGGACATGGAATGAGTGCCTCATAATCCCCGGAGAAGGAAAGACGAGATTGGCAAAACGGCAAGGGCATAGAGGAATGCCACTGAGAACTCCACTGAAAAATCCGCAACCAGCGGTGATCCATGTACCTGTACTTCTCCAAACGGTGATCGATCTCCTGAACATCCGGCCGGGTGGCCGTTACATCGACTGCACTCTGGGCACAGCAGGGCACGCCGCTGCCATCCTGGAGAAAAGCCTGCTGCCGGGAGGCTCGCTCCTGGGCATAGATGCAGATCCCAGGGCCATAGAGGTAGCAAAGGAAAGGCTCGAACATTACGGCGGAGCTGCCATCCTCGTCAACGGGAACTTCAGATCTCTCCGGGACATCTGTCGGGAACACAGTTTCTATCCGGTAGAGGGCATCCTGTTTGACCTGGGGCTCTCCTCGCTCCAGTTGGAGGATGAAGAGCGGGGATTCAGCTTCAGGTTCGATGCTCCTTTAGACATGCGCTTCGATCCAGGGCAGCCAATCACTGCAGCTAATATCATCAACAACTTCCCGGAGGGCGACCTTGCTGCTCTTCTCAGAAAGTATGGCGAAGAGCCCCAAAGCCGTCACATAGCCAGAAAGATTGTCAGCCACCGTCCCATCAATACAACGCTGCAGTTGGCCAACATAGTAGGGCAAGCTTCAGGAGGGAGCCGCGGCAGGATTCACCCGTCAACAAGGACTTTTCAAGCACTGCGTATCGCTGTTAACCAGGAACTGACCAATATTGAGGAAGCCCTTGAACAAACGATCGATCTTCTTCATCCAGGAGGAAGGCTGGTCGTCATCAGTTATCATTCCCTGGAGGATCGCCTGGTGAAACAATTTATGCGAAGAGAGTCAAAGGGTTGTCTCTGCCCTCCGGACGTACCGGTCTGTAGTTGTGGACATAATCCCACGCTGAAGCTTGTCAATCGAAAGGTGATCACCCCATCAATGGCGGAAAGGAAAGATAACCCGCGTAGTCGCAGCGCCAAACTGAGAGCAGCAGAACGCTTATGACAGGAAGCTGGAGGAAATCCTAATCTGGTCTTGTGAGATTGACTTTATTAGCTGTAGTAGATAACCAGACTCACATTGGCGCAGAGGGAGACAACCTCGAATCACTAACGGGCCGCATCTGTGGCACATCTGGCGCAGCTTGAGGAGTGTACCATAGCAACAATCGCCTCCATCCTTATCCACCAGTCAGAGCTTGATTCAGTACGCTCACCCTTGGCACCGATTATCACAAAATCGGGGCCAACTTCTTTGATTATTCCGCTGGGGATGCCTCTACCTGCACCATCAGCCTCGGCAATTATCAAAACCTCGTGACCAAGTAGATCCATTAGCCTTTCATGTAGCTGCATATTGCCTCCCCAAGTTTGCCACAAATATACGAAAGCCCACTATCGGTGTGGGCTCGGCTGGATTCGAACCAACGACCAACCGGTTATGAGCCGGCCGCTCTGCCACTGAGCTACGAGCCCCCTTGAACCTCTCCTCCTGAGCAAGCCAATTATAGTAGTTCAGCCTCATGATTTCAAAGGGCTCTTTCACAGACCCAGGAGCTGCCGCTTCTTCTGTGCAAACTCATCCTCGGTAATGACTCCTTTGTCCCGTAGAGAGGCAAGCCTCTCCAGTTCATCTAACCCCGAGGTTGCTTTTGTTTCGGTCTTGAAGTTAGTCATCCTCTGTACAATAGCCTCTCTTATCGCCTCGAACGCCTTCTGCTGATTAGCCCTGAAAACGACTGCGTTCTCATCTTCTGCAACATCTGATTTCGAATCCCTCGTCTCTTGCCTCTCCTCTTTCACGCCCACCCCTCCTCCTTCAGGGTTAACTTGACAGATCCCCCACTGCCAAAAAGTGATAATCCATACACCACATGACAGTATAATAGGCTGTAAGTACTTGATAGCCTGGATATCACATGAACATGAAACTCGACAGGAAGGGGAATGGATAATACGAAATACTCAGCAGGATCAGGGGAATTGGCCAAAATAGAAAAAGCGGGAGAGGGGATTCGAACCCCCGACCACCTGCTTGGAAGGCAGGTACTCTACCAACCTGAGTTACTCCCGCAAGATCATCCTCATTTTAGCCCTCAAAATCGCCCGCCGTCAAAGAGCCTGTCTCAATTGCAAGGAACAATTCTTTCGGTTTTATTCCAGAGGCTGCGTACGTATTGCTTGTTCGCCACTGTTCTGATATATTTATCGGCGATTCCAAAAGGCATTCCAAGACAGAAACCCTCTCTGAGACAAATGCAGCACCTAAATCTGGAAACAACGCAATAAGCACAAACACAGAATACCAGCCAGCAGGTTTAGTAAGTGATAAAGGATAACAGATTACGCCAGAAAATCATCACCGGAGCACTGCTGGCCTTGTTTCTCGGCATCGCCCTGTATTTCCGCATCGCCTTCCCTTACCATCTGGTCTTTGGAAGCGAGCAGGTAAAGTTCACTGGTAATGACGCCTGGTACCACATACGCATAATTGATAACCTGGTTCACAACTTTCCCCACCTCAATTCCTTCGACCCATATATGCTCTTTCCTGGCGGTGGCTCAACAAGCAGCCATTTCCCTTTCTTTGACTATCTTCTTGCCGGCATCATCTGGCTCATTGGCCTGGGGTCACCAACTGAGCATACCGTAAATGTGGTCGCCGCCTATTTCCCCGCTATCCTGGGTGCACTGACTGTCATACCGGTTTACTTCATCGGCAAGAGCCTATTTAACCGCTGGGCTGGTATCGTCTCAGCCGGGCTGATAGCCATCCTTCCCGGCGAATTCCTACACCGGTCAACTCTGGGTTTTACCGACCACCACGTTGCAGAGGCCTTCTTCACCACCACTGCTATGCTGTTCCTCATATTGGCCATCAAGAACTCCAAGCGCGAGCAATTGACCCTGGCCCATTTCAGGCACCCAAATAAGACATCCATCACCAGACCTATGATCTACAGTCTTCTTGCCGGCGTCTTTCTTGGCATCTATCTCATTAGCTGGATGGGTGCTTTGCTCTTTGTGTTTATCCTCACTATCTACTTCCTGATCCAGTTCACAATCGATCATCTAAGGCAGAAACCGGTTGATTATCTATGCCTGGTTGGCGTTATCACTCTGTCAACTGCGTTGGTGATCTCTGCGCCCATTAATCGAGACAAGCTATTCCTGGCCTCACTGGCCATTGCTCTAATTGTCCCAATAGCCCTGACTACAGTCTCCAGGTTGATGTCACACAGAAAGCTCAGGCCATTCTACTACCCATTAGCCTTGTCGGGAGCAGGATTGGCTGCCCTCGGCGTTCTATACGCTATTGACTCTGCCCTCTTCAAGTCAATGGTGGACAGTCTGGCAATTTTCTCTTGGGACATTCACACAGCTAACAGTGAAATGTATCCCCTGCTGTTTCCCGGGGGTAAGTTCTCATTTACTTTGACTTGGGAAACCTTCACTACCAGTTCATTTCTCAGCCTAGTTGCGTTGGGCCTGCTGGTCTACGTGCTGGTGAAGAAGCGTGGTGAGGCCGACAAGACACTGCTTATCGTCTGGACTCTGGTGATTCTGGCA from Chloroflexota bacterium encodes the following:
- the dapF gene encoding diaminopimelate epimerase, which encodes MEFTKLQATGNDFILIDATGLQRDWPKLARAMCHRRFGIGSDGLILLLKSSSADFRMRMFNPDGSEAEVCGNGLRCFARYVISSGLADADREVTIETTAGVKRIKPLGSGSRFQVDMGGPQFRPEDIPLAAKVEAIPVVDYGVDAGGRELLLTFVSMGNPHGVCFVEDVDKFPLTEMGPLVENHRLFPRRLNFEIAHVVSRREVTVRVWERGAGETLSCGTGACAVAVAAQLHHYVDSKVDVVLPGGRLSVEWDGKGAVYLSGPAEMVFTGHWLD
- the radC gene encoding DNA repair protein RadC: MKKSFTIHDLPPMERPRERLLQLGPEALSVQELLALILGRGVRGESVMLTAQRLLSGFGSLQGIADSSIGELLEIKGIGLAKAGQLKAAFELGRRLEGYPEEDKTAIKNPENVLKEVGGRLKGKKREHFLTLLLNTRNKVIGVAPVSIGSLDSSIVHPREVFKEAISASAASVIFVHNHPSGDPQPSEDDIKLTRRLVEAGNIVGIEVLDHVIVADRSYVSLKDMKLM
- the prfB gene encoding peptide chain release factor 2 (programmed frameshift); amino-acid sequence: MQTEKARLEDLHSRISAMMVRLDIVGKEKEISELEKNSSVPDFWQNPAQANQIMRRLSALKEETQSWRGLEGKVNELKELVDLALQEGDISLEQEVRSEIDRVSSDLERRDFQLLLSGEYDKRDAIVAIHAGAGGTESQDWAEMLLRMYLRWVEKRGYRAEVLDTSPGEEAGIKSAVLEIRGNLAYGYLRSEHGVHRLVRLSPFDSDHARHTSFALVEVLPEVEQTMEVKINPDDLKIDTFRSSGPGGQNVQKTSSAVRITHIPTGLIATCQSQRSQHQNKEVALKVLQARLLDVEWNKRAEERSRLKGEHVAAAWGNQIRSYVLHPYKMVKDHRTGLETSNAAAVLEGDLDEFMEVYLRSQIGKGS
- the rsmH gene encoding 16S rRNA (cytosine(1402)-N(4))-methyltransferase RsmH, giving the protein MPLRTPLKNPQPAVIHVPVLLQTVIDLLNIRPGGRYIDCTLGTAGHAAAILEKSLLPGGSLLGIDADPRAIEVAKERLEHYGGAAILVNGNFRSLRDICREHSFYPVEGILFDLGLSSLQLEDEERGFSFRFDAPLDMRFDPGQPITAANIINNFPEGDLAALLRKYGEEPQSRHIARKIVSHRPINTTLQLANIVGQASGGSRGRIHPSTRTFQALRIAVNQELTNIEEALEQTIDLLHPGGRLVVISYHSLEDRLVKQFMRRESKGCLCPPDVPVCSCGHNPTLKLVNRKVITPSMAERKDNPRSRSAKLRAAERL
- a CDS encoding SHOCT domain-containing protein — encoded protein: MKEERQETRDSKSDVAEDENAVVFRANQQKAFEAIREAIVQRMTNFKTETKATSGLDELERLASLRDKGVITEDEFAQKKRQLLGL
- a CDS encoding oligosaccharyl transferase, archaeosortase A system-associated, translating into MIKDNRLRQKIITGALLALFLGIALYFRIAFPYHLVFGSEQVKFTGNDAWYHIRIIDNLVHNFPHLNSFDPYMLFPGGGSTSSHFPFFDYLLAGIIWLIGLGSPTEHTVNVVAAYFPAILGALTVIPVYFIGKSLFNRWAGIVSAGLIAILPGEFLHRSTLGFTDHHVAEAFFTTTAMLFLILAIKNSKREQLTLAHFRHPNKTSITRPMIYSLLAGVFLGIYLISWMGALLFVFILTIYFLIQFTIDHLRQKPVDYLCLVGVITLSTALVISAPINRDKLFLASLAIALIVPIALTTVSRLMSHRKLRPFYYPLALSGAGLAALGVLYAIDSALFKSMVDSLAIFSWDIHTANSEMYPLLFPGGKFSFTLTWETFTTSSFLSLVALGLLVYVLVKKRGEADKTLLIVWTLVILAATLAQFRYTYYLAVNVALLTGYLSWQILRSVGLQGRAPESATKLPLPKRKKVKAKPKKFRLSDVRIPARWVYVTLTAIVLFFLVFFPNIGKARAKASQVPAGAPSDAWCEVLSWLRSEENTPEPFGNPDFYYERYATLFEYPETAYGVTAWWDYGYWIVRIAHRIPSDNPGSGATLGRSEVAQLFVAQDEASASTLMDDLRSEYLIIDYQNASGFFYAEVARSGGRVVKSSITGYPYPVDFFDEFYDPNAKELIVMYFPEYYRSLCVRLYNFGGKAVTPETCTVISWQLRKTDQNTFVKYITDRQEFPTYEEASAYIAENTPKQTSEDHYQIVSPNPFGSPITLDKLEHFGPAYDSESSVTTMTSPVPAVRVFEYEK